Proteins from a genomic interval of Candidatus Binatia bacterium:
- a CDS encoding twin-arginine translocase TatA/TatE family subunit: protein MFGLGIWELLLILLVVLVLFSRKLPDLGEGLAKGIRNFRRTIREPDEIDVTPKDRSQKGNDKKEP, encoded by the coding sequence ATGTTCGGCCTGGGAATTTGGGAGCTGCTGCTGATCTTGCTCGTCGTCCTGGTTCTTTTCAGCCGCAAGCTTCCCGATCTCGGCGAAGGCCTGGCCAAGGGAATACGCAACTTTCGCCGCACGATCAGAGAACCGGACGAGATCGACGTGACGCCAAAGGACAGGTCGCAGAAAGGAAACGACAAAAAGGAGCCCTAG
- a CDS encoding MmgE/PrpD family protein → MGLTQEVVSFVHKTRFRDIPREVVRLAQGLVLDGLGVTLAGSTEKGSRILQAYVRQLGGKNEATVIGTRFMAPAPKAALVNGASGHAMDYDDTQLSTSKEAVYGLLTHPTVPVLSAVLAIGEKERICGEDFLLAYILGVEVECRIADAIDPRHYQAGFHSTATIGGLGAAMAAGKILGLREEALARALGLAASMASGLRENFGTMTKPLHAGRAAENGVTAAQLAARGFTAATNIIEARRGLFNATAGGGDETKIVGRLGRPYFMQEPGISVKPYPSGSLSHPAQDVILDLVKRHDLRAEQIDAVEVGTNSNVPNALIYPMPKTALEGKFSIPFCMAVAVLERKAGIAQFTDRKVHAPKTVEFMKRVTLYVDPELEALGYDQVRSRVRVKLKDGRTIEGRADVAKGHPLKPMSWGDLGDKFRDCARLALPSKQTEEAIDLVAGLDRMKSILPLIRVLSGGKSYPVNKKNKKNKANRRANKKWSGIRKRSLPSSVR, encoded by the coding sequence ATGGGCTTGACGCAAGAGGTGGTGAGCTTTGTCCACAAAACGCGTTTCCGGGACATCCCGAGGGAGGTCGTGCGCCTGGCCCAGGGCTTGGTCCTCGACGGCCTGGGCGTAACTCTGGCCGGCTCGACGGAAAAAGGCTCGCGCATTCTACAGGCCTATGTCCGCCAGCTCGGCGGCAAGAACGAGGCAACGGTTATCGGGACGCGCTTCATGGCCCCTGCGCCCAAGGCCGCGCTGGTAAACGGCGCTTCCGGCCATGCGATGGATTATGACGACACGCAGCTATCGACTTCGAAGGAAGCGGTCTACGGCCTGCTGACTCATCCCACCGTCCCCGTCCTCTCGGCGGTTTTGGCGATCGGAGAGAAGGAACGGATTTGCGGCGAGGATTTTCTTTTGGCCTACATCCTGGGAGTGGAAGTCGAATGCCGCATCGCCGATGCCATCGATCCGCGCCACTACCAGGCGGGATTTCACTCGACGGCGACCATCGGCGGCCTGGGCGCGGCGATGGCCGCCGGAAAAATTTTAGGCCTTAGGGAAGAGGCGCTCGCGCGCGCCCTCGGCCTCGCCGCCAGCATGGCCTCGGGTCTCCGAGAAAATTTCGGCACGATGACCAAGCCGCTCCACGCGGGACGGGCGGCGGAAAACGGCGTGACCGCGGCGCAACTGGCCGCGCGCGGTTTTACTGCGGCGACAAACATCATCGAAGCCAGGCGCGGCCTCTTCAACGCCACGGCGGGCGGCGGCGACGAAACCAAAATCGTCGGCCGTCTCGGGCGGCCCTACTTCATGCAAGAGCCCGGCATCTCCGTGAAGCCCTACCCTTCCGGCTCCCTGTCCCACCCCGCGCAGGACGTGATTCTGGACCTGGTCAAGCGGCACGACCTGCGCGCGGAACAGATCGACGCCGTCGAAGTCGGCACCAACTCGAACGTCCCGAACGCGCTTATCTACCCTATGCCGAAGACCGCGCTGGAGGGAAAATTCAGCATTCCGTTCTGCATGGCCGTGGCCGTGCTGGAGCGCAAGGCCGGCATCGCCCAGTTTACCGACCGCAAGGTGCACGCCCCGAAAACGGTGGAGTTTATGAAGCGCGTCACTCTCTACGTCGATCCCGAGCTCGAAGCCTTGGGATACGATCAGGTGCGCTCGCGCGTCCGCGTCAAGCTCAAAGACGGCAGGACCATCGAGGGCCGGGCCGACGTGGCCAAAGGCCATCCGCTGAAGCCGATGAGCTGGGGTGACCTCGGCGATAAGTTTCGTGACTGCGCGCGGCTCGCGCTGCCGTCGAAGCAGACCGAAGAGGCGATCGATCTCGTCGCCGGCCTGGATCGGATGAAAAGCATTCTGCCCTTGATTCGGGTGCTGAGCGGCGGAAAATCTTATCCGGTTAACAAAAAGAACAAAAAGAATAAAGCAAACA